One genomic window of Glycine soja cultivar W05 chromosome 9, ASM419377v2, whole genome shotgun sequence includes the following:
- the LOC114367512 gene encoding histone-lysine N-methyltransferase ATXR7-like isoform X1 encodes MVFSTVFLHEDDTFFSRKRPRVSDLGHQDIDLHADAGSSSDISLFSHQDIERCRGTGDVPSSSNTDDKVDPDSGVEMSCPSNVKSGYVPVCSTTGHISHMDQSFCGYVQQPAFVSGWMYVNENGQMCGPYIKEQLYEGLTTGFLPSELPVYPVINGTLMSPVPLNYFKQFPDHVSTGFAYLSMGFSGTRVPTMAAYEQDRSFEHAAPLAVNPDSQPVSQSHVNYCIKESNHVNSNSEAFKSLISCQMLGVECCWLYEDEKGMKHGPHSINELISWNRHGYLKDSTVISHSDNKYDTFVLLSAVNALKGDISGTICRSGSPSNEVGDMVNLIGEISEDISSQLHMGIMKAARRVVLDGIIGDIIAEFVTEKKRTRHKLESADCTPGNNMSKFSAEISRGSAISSDPASSHTLDDQTCHESSRLPPAIIKSVGSIENFWWSYAVVRKVLLDYSMQVMWNAVFFDTLAEYLSSWRKKKLWSHRKPQPSANECEDHTEKIESEALVINPDTSESNVDGYNQFGVLATEKNCPQLFSSSSSLKGGNLLEGQKVSCLYDNSRDLTCILESVENELHFSSKVSLADYIQSFIEKEVNKLIPFPEENKFNEVAVGDTRFSEKLADKTSVKEILNDKSVDPAKAGNSFGESASGNHMSDVFSKAFKELCGYVDDVVEEEIDDLPPGLEKSQTVALHYNSKFRPSRSAECNPKITEYVATALCRQKLHDEVLEKWRSLFLDSVPKQVFISSSTIKKHFKSDGHKKRKTVNASKEHLNSATSGLGRVKEGAKSSSEVPPVIGKYTYCRKKLSRKELISSKSVAENDSRPGKQPVAKLRKHFSGDVGEAAEVKIASVIHGKTKMIKGKKDTTSKGKSSVSVNSSSHNDQLSLKNKAGQKVLKFSGEVQNDVKDFVKSNVKKLSASTDNSVVMKKIVKSDGTVKEKVTSHCSRQIQNATMKVSKSKRKHQMDGTASSHPTKVLKISNGGAYLGASKQVTVASRKSAKSKPLNLCPRSDGCARTSIDGWEWHKWSRSASPAYKARVRGLPCVQNKCIDSENNLSQLSNGKGLSARTNRVKLRNLLAAAEGADLLKVPQLKARKKHLRFQRSKIHDWGLLALEPIEAEDFVIEYIGELIRPRISDIRERQYEKMGIGSSYLFRLDDGYVVDATKRGGIARFVNHSCEPNCYTKVISVEGQKKIFIYAKRHIAAGEEITYNYKFPLEEKKIPCNCGSRKCRGSLN; translated from the exons ATGGTCTTCTCAACTGTCTTTCTCCATGAAGATGACACCTTTTTTTCTAGAAAAAGGCCAAGAGTGTCAGATCTTGGACATCAAGATATAGATTTACATGCAGATGCAGGAAGTTCCAGTGATATTTCCTTGTTCTCGCATCAAGATATAGAAAG GTGCAGGGGTACTGGTGATGTTCCCTCTTCCAGCAATACTGATGATAAAGTTGATCCAGATTCTGGAGTGGAGATGAGCTGCCCGTCAAATGTTAAGAGTGGCTATGTCCCTGTGTGTTCTACCACAGGGCATATTTCACACATGGACCAGAGTTTCTGTGGCTATGTGCAACAACCTGCTTTTGTGAGTGGATGGATGTATGTTAATGAAAATGGGCAAATGTGTGGTCCCTATATTAAGGAACAGTTATATGAGGGCCTAACTACTGGTTTCTTGCCATCTGAGCTTCCTGTGTATCCAGTGATTAATGGCACACTAATGAGCCCTGTACCACTGAATTACTTCAAGCAGTTCCCTGATCATGTTTCcactgggtttgcatatctgagTATGGGTTTCTCAGGCACAAGGGTGCCAACAATGGCAGCATATGAGCAAGATAGGTCTTTTGAGCATGCTGCTCCTCTGGCTGTTAATCCTGATTCACAGCCAGTTTCACAGTCACACGTCAATTACTGCATTAAGGAATCCAATCACGTAAATTCAAACTCAGAGGCATTCAAAAGTTTAATATCTTGTCAGATG TTAGGTGTAGAATGCTGTTGGCTTTATGAGGATGAGAAGGGTATGAAACATGGGCCTCATTCTATTAACGAATTGATTTCCTGGAACCGTCATGGATATCTGAAAGATTCAACAGTG ATCTCTCATTCTGACAATAAGTACGACACCTTTGTGCTATTGTCTGCTGTAAATGCATTAAAAGGAGATATCTCTGGAACCATTTGTAGATCAGGTTCCCCAAGTAACGAGGTTGGTGATATGGTAAACTTAATTGGTGAAATATCTGAGGACATTTCTTCCCAATTGCACATGGGTATCATGAAAGCTGCTCGCAGAGTTGTGCTAGATGGAATTATTGGTGATATCATTGCAGAATTTGTTACGGAAAAGAAACGTACGAGGCATAAGCTTGAATCAGCTGATTGTACTCCTGGAAACAATATG TCTAAGTTTTCTGCCGAGATTAGTAGAGGTTCTGCTATTTCCAGTGATCCTGCATCTTCCCACACTTTGGACGATCAGACTTGTCATGAAAGTTCCAGACTGCCCCCTGCCATCATTAAATCAGTTGGAAGCATTGAAAATTTTTGGTGGTCATATGCTGTTGTTCGCAAGGTACTTCTTGATTATTCCATGCAAGTCATGTGGAATGCAGTGTTTTTTGACACACTAGCAGAATACTTATCTTCCTGGAGGAAAAAGAAGCTTTGGTCTCATCGTAAGCCTCAACCTTCTGCTAATGAATGTGAAGATCATACTGAAAAGATTGAATCAGAAGCT TTGGTTATCAATCCAGATACTTCTGAAAGCAATGTTGATGGCTATAATCAGTTTGGAGTACTGGCAACAGAAAAAAATTGTCCCCAGTTATTTTCATCTTCCAGTAGCCTCAAAGGTGGAAACTTACTAGAAGGTCAAAAAGTTTCATGCCTTTATGATAACTCTAGAGATTTGACTTGTATTCTTGAAAGTGTGGAGAATGAGCTTCACTTCTCTTCAAAGGTGTCTTTAGCTGATTACATTCAAAGTTTTATTGAAAAGGAAGTGAACAAATTAATTCCTTTcccagaagaaaacaaatttaatgaG GTTGCTGTTGGAGACACTCGTTTTTCAGAGAAACTTGCAGATAAAACGTCTGTGAAGGAAATTCTAAATGACAAGTCTGTGGATCCTGCAAAGGCTGGAAATTCTTTTGGCGAGTCTGCGTCTGGAAACCATATGTCTGACGTATTTTCGAAAGCATTTAAGGAGTTGTGTGGATATGTAGATGATGTGGTTGAAGAGGAGATTGATGACCTACCACCTGGGCTTGAGAAATCTCAAACAGTTGCCCTTCACTACAATTCCAAATTTCGACCTTCAAGGTCGGCTGAATGTAATCCTAAGATAACAGAATATGTTGCTACAGCACTGTGCCGACAGAAACTGCATGATGAAGTTCTGGAAAAGTGGAGGTCGTTGTTTCTTGATTCTGTGCCCAAGCAAGTTTTTATATCATCAAGCACCATAAAGAAACATTTCAAGTCTGATGGTCATAAG aaaagaaaaacggTCAATGCAAGCAAGGAACATTTGAATAGTGCTACTTCTGGACTGGGAAGAGTGAAGGAAGGAGCAAAGAGTTCTTCTGAAGTTCCTCCGGTGATTGGAAAGTATACCTATTGCCGCAAGAAACTGTCAAGGAAGGAGTTAATTTCCTCAAAATCTGTAGCAGAAAATGATTCTAGGCCAGGTAAGCAGCCTGTGGCCAAGTTGAGGAAACATTTTTCTGGAGATGTTGGTGAGGCTGCAGAGGTTAAAATAGCTTCTGTTATACATGGAAAGACAAAGATGATTAAAGGGAAGAAGGATACAACTTCTAAGGGCAAATCTTCTGTCAGTGTCAATAGTAGCTCACACAATGATCAATTATCTTTAAAGAATAAAGCTGGTCAAAAAGTGTTGAAGTTTTCGGGTGAAGTTCAAA ATGATGTTAAAGATTTTGTAAAATCCAATGTAAAGAAGCTTTCAGCATCAACTGATAATAGCGTTGTCATGAAGAAGATTGTCAAAAGTGATGGCACTGTTAAAGAGAAGGTCACAAGTCATTGCTCCAGACAGATACAAAATG CAACAATGAAAGTATCAAAATCAAAAAGGAAACATCAAATGGATGGTACAGCATCTTCACATCCTACAAaggttttgaaaatttcaaatggTGGTGCTTATCTGGGAGCCAGTAAACAAGTTACTGTGGCAAGTAGGAAGTCTGCTAAATCCAAGCCACTGAATTTGTGTCCTAGATCTGATGGATGTGCCAGGACTTCTATTGATGGCTGGGAATGGCATAAATGGTCCCGAAGTGCCAGTCCTGCATATAAAGCACGTGTTAGGGGTCTTCCATGTGTACAGAACAAGTGCATAGattctgaaaataatttatctcaGTTGTCAAATGGCAAGGGTCTTTCTGCAAGAACAAATAGGGTGAAATTGCGTAACCTTCTTGCTGCTGCAGAGGGTGCAGATCTTCTGAAAGTGCCTCAATTGAAG gcaCGGAAGAAGCATTTGCGTTTTCAAAGGAGCAAGATCCATGATTGGGGTCTTCTTGCCTTGGAGCCAATTGAGGCAGAGGATTTTGTGATTGAATATATTGGAGAACTGATTCGTCCTcgg ATATCTGATATACGTGAACGTCAGTATGAGAAGATGGGAATTGGAAGCAGTTACCTTTTTAGACTTGATGATGGTTATGTG GTTGATGCTACCAAGAGAGGTGGGATTGCAAGATTTGTTAACCACTCTTGTGAG CCCAACTGCTATACAAAGGTTATATCTGTTGAGGGTCAAAAGAAGATTTTCATATATGCGAAACGGCATATAGCTGCTGGTGAAGAAATTACATACAATTATAAGTTCCCCTTGGAGGAGAAAAAGATTCCCTGTAACTGTGGCTCCAGAAA GTGTCGTGGATCATTGAATTAG
- the LOC114367512 gene encoding histone-lysine N-methyltransferase ATXR7-like isoform X3, protein MVFSTVFLHEDDTFFSRKRPRVSDLGHQDIDLHADAGSSSDISLFSHQDIERCRGTGDVPSSSNTDDKVDPDSGVEMSCPSNVKSGYVPVCSTTGHISHMDQSFCGYVQQPAFVSGWMYVNENGQMCGPYIKEQLYEGLTTGFLPSELPVYPVINGTLMSPVPLNYFKQFPDHVSTGFAYLSMGFSGTRVPTMAAYEQDRSFEHAAPLAVNPDSQPVSQSHVNYCIKESNHVNSNSEAFKSLISCQMLGVECCWLYEDEKGMKHGPHSINELISWNRHGYLKDSTVISHSDNKYDTFVLLSAVNALKGDISGTICRSGSPSNEVGDMVNLIGEISEDISSQLHMGIMKAARRVVLDGIIGDIIAEFVTEKKRTRHKLESADCTPGNNMSKFSAEISRGSAISSDPASSHTLDDQTCHESSRLPPAIIKSVGSIENFWWSYAVVRKVLLDYSMQVMWNAVFFDTLAEYLSSWRKKKLWSHRKPQPSANECEDHTEKIESEALVINPDTSESNVDGYNQFGVLATEKNCPQLFSSSSSLKGGNLLEGQKVSCLYDNSRDLTCILESVENELHFSSKVSLADYIQSFIEKEVNKLIPFPEENKFNEVAVGDTRFSEKLADKTSVKEILNDKSVDPAKAGNSFGESASGNHMSDVFSKAFKELCGYVDDVVEEEIDDLPPGLEKSQTVALHYNSKFRPSRSAECNPKITEYVATALCRQKLHDEVLEKWRSLFLDSVPKQVFISSSTIKKHFKSDGHKKRKTVNASKEHLNSATSGLGRVKEGAKSSSEVPPVIGKYTYCRKKLSRKELISSKSVAENDSRPGKQPVAKLRKHFSGDVGEAAEVKIASVIHGKTKMIKGKKDTTSKGKSSVSVNSSSHNDQLSLKNKAGQKVLKFSDDVKDFVKSNVKKLSASTDNSVVMKKIVKSDGTVKEKVTSHCSRQIQNATMKVSKSKRKHQMDGTASSHPTKVLKISNGGAYLGASKQVTVASRKSAKSKPLNLCPRSDGCARTSIDGWEWHKWSRSASPAYKARVRGLPCVQNKCIDSENNLSQLSNGKGLSARTNRVKLRNLLAAAEGADLLKVPQLKARKKHLRFQRSKIHDWGLLALEPIEAEDFVIEYIGELIRPRISDIRERQYEKMGIGSSYLFRLDDGYVVDATKRGGIARFVNHSCEPNCYTKVISVEGQKKIFIYAKRHIAAGEEITYNYKFPLEEKKIPCNCGSRKCRGSLN, encoded by the exons ATGGTCTTCTCAACTGTCTTTCTCCATGAAGATGACACCTTTTTTTCTAGAAAAAGGCCAAGAGTGTCAGATCTTGGACATCAAGATATAGATTTACATGCAGATGCAGGAAGTTCCAGTGATATTTCCTTGTTCTCGCATCAAGATATAGAAAG GTGCAGGGGTACTGGTGATGTTCCCTCTTCCAGCAATACTGATGATAAAGTTGATCCAGATTCTGGAGTGGAGATGAGCTGCCCGTCAAATGTTAAGAGTGGCTATGTCCCTGTGTGTTCTACCACAGGGCATATTTCACACATGGACCAGAGTTTCTGTGGCTATGTGCAACAACCTGCTTTTGTGAGTGGATGGATGTATGTTAATGAAAATGGGCAAATGTGTGGTCCCTATATTAAGGAACAGTTATATGAGGGCCTAACTACTGGTTTCTTGCCATCTGAGCTTCCTGTGTATCCAGTGATTAATGGCACACTAATGAGCCCTGTACCACTGAATTACTTCAAGCAGTTCCCTGATCATGTTTCcactgggtttgcatatctgagTATGGGTTTCTCAGGCACAAGGGTGCCAACAATGGCAGCATATGAGCAAGATAGGTCTTTTGAGCATGCTGCTCCTCTGGCTGTTAATCCTGATTCACAGCCAGTTTCACAGTCACACGTCAATTACTGCATTAAGGAATCCAATCACGTAAATTCAAACTCAGAGGCATTCAAAAGTTTAATATCTTGTCAGATG TTAGGTGTAGAATGCTGTTGGCTTTATGAGGATGAGAAGGGTATGAAACATGGGCCTCATTCTATTAACGAATTGATTTCCTGGAACCGTCATGGATATCTGAAAGATTCAACAGTG ATCTCTCATTCTGACAATAAGTACGACACCTTTGTGCTATTGTCTGCTGTAAATGCATTAAAAGGAGATATCTCTGGAACCATTTGTAGATCAGGTTCCCCAAGTAACGAGGTTGGTGATATGGTAAACTTAATTGGTGAAATATCTGAGGACATTTCTTCCCAATTGCACATGGGTATCATGAAAGCTGCTCGCAGAGTTGTGCTAGATGGAATTATTGGTGATATCATTGCAGAATTTGTTACGGAAAAGAAACGTACGAGGCATAAGCTTGAATCAGCTGATTGTACTCCTGGAAACAATATG TCTAAGTTTTCTGCCGAGATTAGTAGAGGTTCTGCTATTTCCAGTGATCCTGCATCTTCCCACACTTTGGACGATCAGACTTGTCATGAAAGTTCCAGACTGCCCCCTGCCATCATTAAATCAGTTGGAAGCATTGAAAATTTTTGGTGGTCATATGCTGTTGTTCGCAAGGTACTTCTTGATTATTCCATGCAAGTCATGTGGAATGCAGTGTTTTTTGACACACTAGCAGAATACTTATCTTCCTGGAGGAAAAAGAAGCTTTGGTCTCATCGTAAGCCTCAACCTTCTGCTAATGAATGTGAAGATCATACTGAAAAGATTGAATCAGAAGCT TTGGTTATCAATCCAGATACTTCTGAAAGCAATGTTGATGGCTATAATCAGTTTGGAGTACTGGCAACAGAAAAAAATTGTCCCCAGTTATTTTCATCTTCCAGTAGCCTCAAAGGTGGAAACTTACTAGAAGGTCAAAAAGTTTCATGCCTTTATGATAACTCTAGAGATTTGACTTGTATTCTTGAAAGTGTGGAGAATGAGCTTCACTTCTCTTCAAAGGTGTCTTTAGCTGATTACATTCAAAGTTTTATTGAAAAGGAAGTGAACAAATTAATTCCTTTcccagaagaaaacaaatttaatgaG GTTGCTGTTGGAGACACTCGTTTTTCAGAGAAACTTGCAGATAAAACGTCTGTGAAGGAAATTCTAAATGACAAGTCTGTGGATCCTGCAAAGGCTGGAAATTCTTTTGGCGAGTCTGCGTCTGGAAACCATATGTCTGACGTATTTTCGAAAGCATTTAAGGAGTTGTGTGGATATGTAGATGATGTGGTTGAAGAGGAGATTGATGACCTACCACCTGGGCTTGAGAAATCTCAAACAGTTGCCCTTCACTACAATTCCAAATTTCGACCTTCAAGGTCGGCTGAATGTAATCCTAAGATAACAGAATATGTTGCTACAGCACTGTGCCGACAGAAACTGCATGATGAAGTTCTGGAAAAGTGGAGGTCGTTGTTTCTTGATTCTGTGCCCAAGCAAGTTTTTATATCATCAAGCACCATAAAGAAACATTTCAAGTCTGATGGTCATAAG aaaagaaaaacggTCAATGCAAGCAAGGAACATTTGAATAGTGCTACTTCTGGACTGGGAAGAGTGAAGGAAGGAGCAAAGAGTTCTTCTGAAGTTCCTCCGGTGATTGGAAAGTATACCTATTGCCGCAAGAAACTGTCAAGGAAGGAGTTAATTTCCTCAAAATCTGTAGCAGAAAATGATTCTAGGCCAGGTAAGCAGCCTGTGGCCAAGTTGAGGAAACATTTTTCTGGAGATGTTGGTGAGGCTGCAGAGGTTAAAATAGCTTCTGTTATACATGGAAAGACAAAGATGATTAAAGGGAAGAAGGATACAACTTCTAAGGGCAAATCTTCTGTCAGTGTCAATAGTAGCTCACACAATGATCAATTATCTTTAAAGAATAAAGCTGGTCAAAAAGTGTTGAAGTTTTCGG ATGATGTTAAAGATTTTGTAAAATCCAATGTAAAGAAGCTTTCAGCATCAACTGATAATAGCGTTGTCATGAAGAAGATTGTCAAAAGTGATGGCACTGTTAAAGAGAAGGTCACAAGTCATTGCTCCAGACAGATACAAAATG CAACAATGAAAGTATCAAAATCAAAAAGGAAACATCAAATGGATGGTACAGCATCTTCACATCCTACAAaggttttgaaaatttcaaatggTGGTGCTTATCTGGGAGCCAGTAAACAAGTTACTGTGGCAAGTAGGAAGTCTGCTAAATCCAAGCCACTGAATTTGTGTCCTAGATCTGATGGATGTGCCAGGACTTCTATTGATGGCTGGGAATGGCATAAATGGTCCCGAAGTGCCAGTCCTGCATATAAAGCACGTGTTAGGGGTCTTCCATGTGTACAGAACAAGTGCATAGattctgaaaataatttatctcaGTTGTCAAATGGCAAGGGTCTTTCTGCAAGAACAAATAGGGTGAAATTGCGTAACCTTCTTGCTGCTGCAGAGGGTGCAGATCTTCTGAAAGTGCCTCAATTGAAG gcaCGGAAGAAGCATTTGCGTTTTCAAAGGAGCAAGATCCATGATTGGGGTCTTCTTGCCTTGGAGCCAATTGAGGCAGAGGATTTTGTGATTGAATATATTGGAGAACTGATTCGTCCTcgg ATATCTGATATACGTGAACGTCAGTATGAGAAGATGGGAATTGGAAGCAGTTACCTTTTTAGACTTGATGATGGTTATGTG GTTGATGCTACCAAGAGAGGTGGGATTGCAAGATTTGTTAACCACTCTTGTGAG CCCAACTGCTATACAAAGGTTATATCTGTTGAGGGTCAAAAGAAGATTTTCATATATGCGAAACGGCATATAGCTGCTGGTGAAGAAATTACATACAATTATAAGTTCCCCTTGGAGGAGAAAAAGATTCCCTGTAACTGTGGCTCCAGAAA GTGTCGTGGATCATTGAATTAG
- the LOC114367512 gene encoding histone-lysine N-methyltransferase ATXR7-like isoform X2 — protein MVFSTVFLHEDDTFFSRKRPRVSDLGHQDIDLHADAGSSSDISLFSHQDIERGTGDVPSSSNTDDKVDPDSGVEMSCPSNVKSGYVPVCSTTGHISHMDQSFCGYVQQPAFVSGWMYVNENGQMCGPYIKEQLYEGLTTGFLPSELPVYPVINGTLMSPVPLNYFKQFPDHVSTGFAYLSMGFSGTRVPTMAAYEQDRSFEHAAPLAVNPDSQPVSQSHVNYCIKESNHVNSNSEAFKSLISCQMLGVECCWLYEDEKGMKHGPHSINELISWNRHGYLKDSTVISHSDNKYDTFVLLSAVNALKGDISGTICRSGSPSNEVGDMVNLIGEISEDISSQLHMGIMKAARRVVLDGIIGDIIAEFVTEKKRTRHKLESADCTPGNNMSKFSAEISRGSAISSDPASSHTLDDQTCHESSRLPPAIIKSVGSIENFWWSYAVVRKVLLDYSMQVMWNAVFFDTLAEYLSSWRKKKLWSHRKPQPSANECEDHTEKIESEALVINPDTSESNVDGYNQFGVLATEKNCPQLFSSSSSLKGGNLLEGQKVSCLYDNSRDLTCILESVENELHFSSKVSLADYIQSFIEKEVNKLIPFPEENKFNEVAVGDTRFSEKLADKTSVKEILNDKSVDPAKAGNSFGESASGNHMSDVFSKAFKELCGYVDDVVEEEIDDLPPGLEKSQTVALHYNSKFRPSRSAECNPKITEYVATALCRQKLHDEVLEKWRSLFLDSVPKQVFISSSTIKKHFKSDGHKKRKTVNASKEHLNSATSGLGRVKEGAKSSSEVPPVIGKYTYCRKKLSRKELISSKSVAENDSRPGKQPVAKLRKHFSGDVGEAAEVKIASVIHGKTKMIKGKKDTTSKGKSSVSVNSSSHNDQLSLKNKAGQKVLKFSGEVQNDVKDFVKSNVKKLSASTDNSVVMKKIVKSDGTVKEKVTSHCSRQIQNATMKVSKSKRKHQMDGTASSHPTKVLKISNGGAYLGASKQVTVASRKSAKSKPLNLCPRSDGCARTSIDGWEWHKWSRSASPAYKARVRGLPCVQNKCIDSENNLSQLSNGKGLSARTNRVKLRNLLAAAEGADLLKVPQLKARKKHLRFQRSKIHDWGLLALEPIEAEDFVIEYIGELIRPRISDIRERQYEKMGIGSSYLFRLDDGYVVDATKRGGIARFVNHSCEPNCYTKVISVEGQKKIFIYAKRHIAAGEEITYNYKFPLEEKKIPCNCGSRKCRGSLN, from the exons ATGGTCTTCTCAACTGTCTTTCTCCATGAAGATGACACCTTTTTTTCTAGAAAAAGGCCAAGAGTGTCAGATCTTGGACATCAAGATATAGATTTACATGCAGATGCAGGAAGTTCCAGTGATATTTCCTTGTTCTCGCATCAAGATATAGAAAG GGGTACTGGTGATGTTCCCTCTTCCAGCAATACTGATGATAAAGTTGATCCAGATTCTGGAGTGGAGATGAGCTGCCCGTCAAATGTTAAGAGTGGCTATGTCCCTGTGTGTTCTACCACAGGGCATATTTCACACATGGACCAGAGTTTCTGTGGCTATGTGCAACAACCTGCTTTTGTGAGTGGATGGATGTATGTTAATGAAAATGGGCAAATGTGTGGTCCCTATATTAAGGAACAGTTATATGAGGGCCTAACTACTGGTTTCTTGCCATCTGAGCTTCCTGTGTATCCAGTGATTAATGGCACACTAATGAGCCCTGTACCACTGAATTACTTCAAGCAGTTCCCTGATCATGTTTCcactgggtttgcatatctgagTATGGGTTTCTCAGGCACAAGGGTGCCAACAATGGCAGCATATGAGCAAGATAGGTCTTTTGAGCATGCTGCTCCTCTGGCTGTTAATCCTGATTCACAGCCAGTTTCACAGTCACACGTCAATTACTGCATTAAGGAATCCAATCACGTAAATTCAAACTCAGAGGCATTCAAAAGTTTAATATCTTGTCAGATG TTAGGTGTAGAATGCTGTTGGCTTTATGAGGATGAGAAGGGTATGAAACATGGGCCTCATTCTATTAACGAATTGATTTCCTGGAACCGTCATGGATATCTGAAAGATTCAACAGTG ATCTCTCATTCTGACAATAAGTACGACACCTTTGTGCTATTGTCTGCTGTAAATGCATTAAAAGGAGATATCTCTGGAACCATTTGTAGATCAGGTTCCCCAAGTAACGAGGTTGGTGATATGGTAAACTTAATTGGTGAAATATCTGAGGACATTTCTTCCCAATTGCACATGGGTATCATGAAAGCTGCTCGCAGAGTTGTGCTAGATGGAATTATTGGTGATATCATTGCAGAATTTGTTACGGAAAAGAAACGTACGAGGCATAAGCTTGAATCAGCTGATTGTACTCCTGGAAACAATATG TCTAAGTTTTCTGCCGAGATTAGTAGAGGTTCTGCTATTTCCAGTGATCCTGCATCTTCCCACACTTTGGACGATCAGACTTGTCATGAAAGTTCCAGACTGCCCCCTGCCATCATTAAATCAGTTGGAAGCATTGAAAATTTTTGGTGGTCATATGCTGTTGTTCGCAAGGTACTTCTTGATTATTCCATGCAAGTCATGTGGAATGCAGTGTTTTTTGACACACTAGCAGAATACTTATCTTCCTGGAGGAAAAAGAAGCTTTGGTCTCATCGTAAGCCTCAACCTTCTGCTAATGAATGTGAAGATCATACTGAAAAGATTGAATCAGAAGCT TTGGTTATCAATCCAGATACTTCTGAAAGCAATGTTGATGGCTATAATCAGTTTGGAGTACTGGCAACAGAAAAAAATTGTCCCCAGTTATTTTCATCTTCCAGTAGCCTCAAAGGTGGAAACTTACTAGAAGGTCAAAAAGTTTCATGCCTTTATGATAACTCTAGAGATTTGACTTGTATTCTTGAAAGTGTGGAGAATGAGCTTCACTTCTCTTCAAAGGTGTCTTTAGCTGATTACATTCAAAGTTTTATTGAAAAGGAAGTGAACAAATTAATTCCTTTcccagaagaaaacaaatttaatgaG GTTGCTGTTGGAGACACTCGTTTTTCAGAGAAACTTGCAGATAAAACGTCTGTGAAGGAAATTCTAAATGACAAGTCTGTGGATCCTGCAAAGGCTGGAAATTCTTTTGGCGAGTCTGCGTCTGGAAACCATATGTCTGACGTATTTTCGAAAGCATTTAAGGAGTTGTGTGGATATGTAGATGATGTGGTTGAAGAGGAGATTGATGACCTACCACCTGGGCTTGAGAAATCTCAAACAGTTGCCCTTCACTACAATTCCAAATTTCGACCTTCAAGGTCGGCTGAATGTAATCCTAAGATAACAGAATATGTTGCTACAGCACTGTGCCGACAGAAACTGCATGATGAAGTTCTGGAAAAGTGGAGGTCGTTGTTTCTTGATTCTGTGCCCAAGCAAGTTTTTATATCATCAAGCACCATAAAGAAACATTTCAAGTCTGATGGTCATAAG aaaagaaaaacggTCAATGCAAGCAAGGAACATTTGAATAGTGCTACTTCTGGACTGGGAAGAGTGAAGGAAGGAGCAAAGAGTTCTTCTGAAGTTCCTCCGGTGATTGGAAAGTATACCTATTGCCGCAAGAAACTGTCAAGGAAGGAGTTAATTTCCTCAAAATCTGTAGCAGAAAATGATTCTAGGCCAGGTAAGCAGCCTGTGGCCAAGTTGAGGAAACATTTTTCTGGAGATGTTGGTGAGGCTGCAGAGGTTAAAATAGCTTCTGTTATACATGGAAAGACAAAGATGATTAAAGGGAAGAAGGATACAACTTCTAAGGGCAAATCTTCTGTCAGTGTCAATAGTAGCTCACACAATGATCAATTATCTTTAAAGAATAAAGCTGGTCAAAAAGTGTTGAAGTTTTCGGGTGAAGTTCAAA ATGATGTTAAAGATTTTGTAAAATCCAATGTAAAGAAGCTTTCAGCATCAACTGATAATAGCGTTGTCATGAAGAAGATTGTCAAAAGTGATGGCACTGTTAAAGAGAAGGTCACAAGTCATTGCTCCAGACAGATACAAAATG CAACAATGAAAGTATCAAAATCAAAAAGGAAACATCAAATGGATGGTACAGCATCTTCACATCCTACAAaggttttgaaaatttcaaatggTGGTGCTTATCTGGGAGCCAGTAAACAAGTTACTGTGGCAAGTAGGAAGTCTGCTAAATCCAAGCCACTGAATTTGTGTCCTAGATCTGATGGATGTGCCAGGACTTCTATTGATGGCTGGGAATGGCATAAATGGTCCCGAAGTGCCAGTCCTGCATATAAAGCACGTGTTAGGGGTCTTCCATGTGTACAGAACAAGTGCATAGattctgaaaataatttatctcaGTTGTCAAATGGCAAGGGTCTTTCTGCAAGAACAAATAGGGTGAAATTGCGTAACCTTCTTGCTGCTGCAGAGGGTGCAGATCTTCTGAAAGTGCCTCAATTGAAG gcaCGGAAGAAGCATTTGCGTTTTCAAAGGAGCAAGATCCATGATTGGGGTCTTCTTGCCTTGGAGCCAATTGAGGCAGAGGATTTTGTGATTGAATATATTGGAGAACTGATTCGTCCTcgg ATATCTGATATACGTGAACGTCAGTATGAGAAGATGGGAATTGGAAGCAGTTACCTTTTTAGACTTGATGATGGTTATGTG GTTGATGCTACCAAGAGAGGTGGGATTGCAAGATTTGTTAACCACTCTTGTGAG CCCAACTGCTATACAAAGGTTATATCTGTTGAGGGTCAAAAGAAGATTTTCATATATGCGAAACGGCATATAGCTGCTGGTGAAGAAATTACATACAATTATAAGTTCCCCTTGGAGGAGAAAAAGATTCCCTGTAACTGTGGCTCCAGAAA GTGTCGTGGATCATTGAATTAG